In one window of Rhinoderma darwinii isolate aRhiDar2 chromosome 7, aRhiDar2.hap1, whole genome shotgun sequence DNA:
- the JOSD1 gene encoding josephin-1, with protein sequence MSCVPWKGDKEKSGSESQEPLPAHIYHEKQRRELCALHALNNVFQDSGAFTREALQEIFQRLSPNTLVTPHKKNMLGNGNYDVNVIMAALQTKGYEAVWWDKRRDVGLISLSNVTGFIMNLPSSLSWGPLKLPLKRQHWICVREVGGTYFNLDSKLKRPVRIGNDNDLRKFLHQQLRGKNCELLLVVPEVVEALQHWRTDL encoded by the exons ATGAGCTGTGTACCATGGAAAGGGGATAAGGAAAAATCTGGAAGTGAGTCTCAGGAGCCCCTGCCAGCACACATCTACCATGAAAAGCAGCGCCGGGAGCTCTGTGCCCTCCATGCCTTGAACAATGTCTTCCAGGATTCTGGAGCGTTCACTCGGGAAGCCCTTCAGGAAATCTTCCAGAG GTTGTCCCCCAATACATTGGTGACTCCACACAAGAAAAACATGTTAGGAAATGGAAACTATGATGTTAATGTGATTATGGCTGCATTGCAGACTAAGGGTTATGAGGCCGTATGGTGGGATAAGAGAAG GGATGTTGGCTTGATTTCTCTCTCTAATGTTACTGGATTCATTATGAATCTTCCATCTAGTCTCTCTTGGGGACCCCTTAAGTTGCCActtaagaggcagcattggatatgTGTACGTGAGGTCGGTGGCACTTATTTCAACCTGGACTCCAAATTAAAGAGGCCTGTGCGGATTGGAAATGACAATGACTTAAG AAAATTTTTACATCAGCAACTAAGGGGCAAAAACTGTGAGCTGCTGTTGGTGGTGCCAGAAGTGGTTGAAGCTCTTCAGCATTGGCGGACTGATCTGTAA